In Polyodon spathula isolate WHYD16114869_AA chromosome 23, ASM1765450v1, whole genome shotgun sequence, the DNA window GTGAATGTTATTTCAGCCGTAAAATCCTGGTACAGTACGGGCGTTCCCTTTACCTGAcggaagaagaaaataaaattaattcacaAGCAAGTTCAGATTTGCTGGGGCACTACATACtaaattgcttaaaaaaacaaaatattgaaataatgtCTGACACGCTACACTTTCCAAATGCAGTTAAAGACATTCATCTGCACACTACTGTAAGTGCTGATGTATCTCTGATGTGCAGGAAGTGAACACGTAAGGCAAGCTCTGCAGGTGCAGCTGCTGGAGTAGCATGAAGGTATTGTCAGTTTGCTAGGATTGAAGGGATTCTTCATAAGAGAAAGCTGTGCATCAGGAGCATCATTTCTTTGGTTTAACAATGAAGCCAAACCCAGTTATCTGCACACTCTGGTGTTCTCTTCACTCTGCTGTCTCCTGCTCTAAAAGAGATGGACAACCAGCTATTATCTCAACAGTTTCTTTGGTTTATGTTACTTGTCATGACGGCCACTGTCATCATTATGAATACCAAGATGAATTATACCCTACAGTAAGAGCTCCTCTTTGAGAAAAGCAGCAAGCATGTTAACTAACCTCAATGTTGAGCACtgggtttgtaaccaggacgtCCTTCTCTGTCATATGCATTTCACTGCTGCCCAACTCCATTGCGATAGCTGTCAGTTTGAGTATATCGTTCTCGATCATGGACGCTCCATATTTCGAGTAGGGTACCAGAAGAGTGACCTTTGtctctgtaaataaaaatgattccAGATAAACTTGCATGACATTCATTTGGTCTTCCGCAAGTATCTCTTTCTATGGAAATTACCATGACCAAATGTCTATGGTTCTTAAAGAAAATCAACTATGCAGAATAAAATTGAAGGTAGGCACAGGGAAGTTTTTTGTTCTGATTGCAGCCATGGAGATAACTGCTTCACTCTTTGTATTAGTCAGAAAAGTGAAAAGCATTCTGGCTTTACCTCCATTTGCTCCAATCGTTATGGTCTGGGTGTTTTTCCAGCAAAGCTGTTCGGGACGTCCATTGTGTTGCAAGGCCTGGGCAATGGTGGTGATCGATAGGTTCTTGGCGCTTTGATTCCTATTGACGATGCACAGGTGAAAGTTGATGTCTTCCCCGTTCACTGGTGTCTTTTGCAGCTTGATAGACAGCTCAGTGACCCCAGAGGCTGGTGGTTTATGTACCTCAGGACCATTATGAGTACCGGTTGACTTCAGGTTACGGACCGCTTTGGCAAACGCATCTCTTTCCTTTTTAGACCCTTAATTAGAAAACAGCTTTTACCTTCTAATAAACATTCACCATTCTTGGCAAGAGGATAGTAATGACATTGCATCTTAACTAATTGCTTAATAATCGATGgccagttgttgttgtttttttttttactttgcagtaTCGTTATTTCttgcatgtgttgttttttttttttttttttttttaaaggtaaagcaGTTATGCAATCTTTGAACAACAAACTGAGGGTTTGGATAATCTGATCAGAGGAAATTCCATTCTGAATCAGCAGAAATGTCCTGTAAAAGTTTAAGTATTTTAACAAGTGACAAACTTTCATATGAAGACACTGCAAACCGCTATCTCTGTGACTTACCTTCTGGGTATTTGTAGAGGTGTGTGACGTCCTCGCGTGCGTTAGTGCCCACAGCCTTGGTGCTGATATTAGACCCCACCTGCCTGGTGTTGCTCGAAGATTTTTGCTTTGACCCATCGGAACCGACTATCCATCTCACCTTGTCGGCATTGACCTCGGCAAACACGAAGGGGACGTCGTGCTTTATATCTGTGTCTCCCTCCAGGATGGCTTTGACTGGGGCAGGACCGCAGCAGTACACACCTGGAGAAGCAGACAGCACGTTAATGGAAAGAGAATAATTTTCAATGATGTGCTAACCGATTCTGTCGGGAGCGTTGTTCAAACTCCAGTTGGTACGGTACCTTCACTCTTCTCCTGTGGAGTGGGGTCCAGCACTTGCCAGCCATCGTATCCGGCAGGTAAATCTAGACGGGCCATCCAGGACTCCACCCACACATGGAAGTTCCTGGAGAGACAAGGCAGAGTTTGGGATTGGAGCatttgtgcagtgtgtgtgtcagtcagcgTGTGTGTAGGGGGTGGGGTTAGTACAGCCTAACTGTGGAGCTTCATTTAAGGAAAGTAAGGTTTCATTTAGCCTTAAAAGCTCTTTCCTGTCTACATTGTATTTAATGCAGTACATAAACAGAATACTCAGCGGCTGCTCGTTATACATTCAAACCTAGCAAAAGCCAATCCAGTGGAAAAAGATGTCAAGCCATCCCAACAGGGagccttttttttacattattctctttttttgtatACTTGACGCTCTGTTGTGTGTACACGTGAATAAGTGATGTCCAGTAGAGAATATATATGACACAAGTCCATACAATTATAAGATCAGACTGTGGAAAGGGCAGTGCTAGGGTGGAATATGCAGAATATCTGTCTAACCAGACTGAATTGAAGGAGGAGAAGCAGCAGCTCACCATATGCTATCACCGGATAATTTCAGCTCCTGTCCAGAGACGGAGTAGTATTCATCGATAGTCAAATTCCTGTCAGTGTCATGAGCAGACTCGAAATTTGTGATCACGCGTGTCGGAATCCCCAGACACCTCATAActgaaacaaaagaaagtttaataGCACTGCgcaaaaaagacatgttaatcgTTTATAATGTGCTATAATCCAATTCTGAATTAGGAAAGTAATACATTTACTGGAATGTCAACTGAGTTAAACAACGGGGTGGGGGCAGGGCCGGTGACCTGTTAGAACTCTTGTGTGCCACGGTCACAGAGACCCAGCACTGAGTGCTTGCGTGGGCTTCCTGGGCAGGCGTGGGGTTCGGTGTGCTGGCGGAGTGCTTACCTGAGCACATCACCGCAGCGTAGACCCAGCACTGCCCATACTTGACCGGTTGGCAGCCGTTTAGAGACCACTTTCGGAGGATTTCAACACTCCCAGTCCATCGGGTTGGAGGAGTCCCGCCAGGGAAATCATTGCTCCAGCGCCCCAGGAGAATCCCCCGATCATCATTGCAATTAACCTGCCAGGGAAGACAGGCTTGTCAGACTcttctttctgtttatttgatttggtCTCTTGACAATTATCTATTGAGATCTACTGCATGAAGCTTTAGTGCTCTGAGCCATGACACGCCTgtgaataatttttaaaaaactgtggaGTACAAATACGTAGGGCTGCCTAGTTCTGTAATACAAGCAAGTGCAAGAGCAGATAAAAATGATCATAGGTAAACAAACACAACTGCCCCGAACCCCACCCAACTATAATTCATCGCTCATGTCTCGTTCCTCATCAGTCCTTACCATGGCACTCACCACCCTGCTCACGTAGACCGGGTCGTTCCTTCTTGAACAGTCCAGGCCTGGGTTTTTGCTGTAGCCGGGGCTAACGTCCAATAGCTTCAGACATATATCCACAATGTCTtcttcaaactaaaataaataaatacaattaaataaatgaatcagtAACATCCACTGTTTAAATTGTGATTCTGGACTGTCACTGTTTAGTCATGCATCATTAATTGTGGAAGTCATTAGCATAAAGGCATCAAGATCCCTAAATAATTTTGTAAACTGTGCCCTCCCCTGATCAAGGATATAGGGAGAGGGGATGATAACACTGAAGCTAATGCGAGGAATGTTAGCAAGAGCACCTATTAGTTTGGTTCATACAACACCTGTCCAAAATTCCATCCACTGGGTGAGAAACTTTCTGCACATCCTCTATACAGAAGCCCCTGTTCATTCATGACGTACTCCTGCTTTTCATTGTCTTTCTGCATATGCACGGAGTCATCTGCAATACAGACACAAATTACCTTCAGACTGGAAACACAGTCGTTTGCAATGGGTGTAAAACTGCGCTTGCAGGTGCCTTAAACAGCATACAGTATCTCTGGACAAGGAATTGAAAACAGCTTCAATCCCAATTAATTCACAGCAGTTAAGAATGAAGGCAGCGCCGCCCAGTACACGGATTTATTGTGGTTGTGTGCTATACAGGGAAACAGTTTGTTTTACCTGCACACCACGGATTAAAGAGCAGGATGAACTCTCCTAGCGCTGAGGTCTGAGGAGTTCCTTTAGCAGCCTGTATCTTTAAGGAGTATTTGCCGATACTGGCGTTGGCAGGGGAGGTGACAGACAGAGTCACTGAGGAGGAGGAACTGTTCTGCACAGCTGCGCTCCATGATCTCTTGACTGGAGGACCGGACACTCTGAACACTGCTCTAGTTCCAGAGGCCTCGGACGGGGATGGTCCTAAATGAAGGAGACACAAGAAAGCATGGCAGGATGAGAAGGTATATCAGTGACAAGCTTGGACTCTAGATTCTGAAAGCATGGCAGAATGAGAAGGTAAAGCAGTGACAAGCTTGGACTCTAGATTCTGAAAGCATGTCAGGATGAGAAGGTAGAGCAGTGACAAGCTTGGACTCTAGATTCTGAAAGCATGTCAGGATGAGAAGGTAGAGCAGTGACAAGCTTGGACTCTAGATTCTGAAAGCATGGCAGGATGAGAAGGTAGAGCAGTGACAAGCTTGGACTGTAGATTCTGAAAGCATGTCAGGATGAGAAGGTAGAGCAGTGACAAGCTTGGACTGTAGATTCTGAAAGCATGTCAGGATGAGAAAGTAGAGCAGTGACAAGCTTGGACTCGAGATTCTGAAAGCATGGCAGGATGAGAAAGTAGAGCAGTGACAAGCTTGGACTGTAGATTCTGAAAGCATGGCAGGATGAGAAGGTAGAGCAGTGACAAGCTTGGACTGTAGATTCTGAAAGCATGTCAGGATGAGAAAGGTAGAGCAGTGACAAGCTTGGACTCTAGATTCTGAAAGCATGGCAGGATGAGAAGGTAGAGCAGTGACAAGCTTGGACTCTAGATTCTGAAAGCATGGCAGGATGAGAAGGTAGAGCAGTGACAAGCTTGGACTCTATATTTTGCTGAGGTGAAACTATCAAGGAAGTGAAACCAGAACaaactacctgaaagtaagtcatgtaaacatacagtgGTACCAGATTCTGATTAACACAACACCTGCatccttcaaaactgcacatactCAGTGCATCATGCTGCTACTGTTTCTCAATCTGGCCTCTTAGGAATCTGAAGAAAGCATCATCAGAGACAGAGCAGTGTTTCATTAGTTCActctctacctgtttctgcaaCCAGCTGCACCTCGTCCACTTCTGGCTGGGACCCCCTGAGTAAATTCAGAGTGATGGTGAAGGGCTGCCCTCTCCTCAGTATCAGGCGCTTCCCGGTAATCTCGCTGGTGTGGTGAGCCTTGTTGTTTGCCTCATGATGGAAATCAGTGCTACTCACAGCTggagtaataaatacaaaatgctttaaaaagattgTGTTGCTGCAGGTCTCAACATTGTCAGCGTGGCTTGGAAGCACATTACAGGAGCACTGTTCAATTTGCAGAATTGTAGGGAAAAAACCTGACATACTAGTGAGAAAACtcaaagttatttaaagaatggcaAATATTCCAGAGTCAGTGCAGTCAGGAGTCTGTCCTCAGCAACTGCACCTCTTGACAGGAGAGCTGGAAGCTCTGAACAATGAACAGAACAACATTcccaaacgagaggaggccgttcggcccatcagtgctcgtccggttcctagcagctgattgatctcaaaagcTAAGTAAGCCATGCTTGAGTTGCAGGGGCCACAGATTACACTGGTCAGACTGTAACAGTGTGGAGGTGGAAATGAGGAGAATCAATCAATTGATAGAAAGACACAAAATAGAAAGGTAAGGATGATTGAACCGTTTCACAATTAGGATTTTCTAAATATGTGTTAGAAAAGTGAAATGATCTATTATGTGCAGGAACATACAGTAGTTTTACACATTCATCTAGATGAATCTACaatttacatttgtacatgttttaatttagtttaactAACTTCGCCTTGTCATTGCAGGTCACTTGATACATTTGAAGATTGTCTGTGTTGTTATTCAGGAGCACAATCCAGAAGTTTACAGTATAGAGGGTTTCTTTGGCTATGGGAGTTTTCTAGATGTCAGTGTATTCACTTGTTCTCACGATGCAGGTATAGtgcaagtttgttttgttttccctttaatTAGGGTTGTGTTAATTAAACAAACTGATGTCATGAAAGTATGCTGCCTTCTAACTACCTCTGATTAACCAcagaaaatgttctgaaaaaacagcatttgctccaggcAGCGCTAGGGACATCCCAGCACTTTCCTGCTGTTTCCACCCAACAGCTTAAAACatgaacaatattaaaaaaatcaacaatagcaataataatcatttagaaGTAGCTTTTCTGACACTGATACTCGTCACAAATTAGATGTAAATATGAAACAGCTATGAAAAGAAGCATGTTAACAAAGCTATACAGGTGCCAGGTCATGCGTGATTCAATATTGTAGCTCTGTTGCAACAGTTCTAAAATATTATGTACCGTAAATACTCCCAAGAACCCACAAGATGCACTTTACAAAGAAGCCGAGCAGTTTGCTTTAATCTGTTATAATTGCTAGGCTTGTGTAAGAAGCCTGAAACTTTACAACAGTTTCTGTTCCATTTGATCCTGAGCTGAATCCTCAGCTGAAGACAGGCATGATTGCAACAGTGTGACTCTGTGCCACAAGCAGAGCCCTGGGCTTGAATGCTGTGCTCTGATCTAAATCCTGCCATCCTGCAATTGCAATAAAAACACTGAGATTGAGCTGAAAAGACAGCAGAGAGCGAATAACCCAAAATCTGTAGcactattaaaaacatgtttatattgtAAACTGCAGTAGAATGTGTTATAGGACAGTGTAGTGTTGTTGGACTGtccagtgtatatatatatatatatatatagtgctagaTAGTATATTGTTATAATGGTATATTGTTACAATGTAACATTGTTGATAAATAGTAGCGCTATCGTAATATGAAAACCGACAGTATTCTCTGTGGCAAAGCGCccatgaaatataaaatgtaaaaagtatccattggcatattttttttagtagattCAGCTGTTGCTCAGTAATTTATTCTGCATCTGTAttgaaacaagcagtttagtTGTTagatttgtagttatttttgttttgctcacCAAAAGTCATTGTTGATCTTCAGCTTGAACTGTCGTTTGTCTCAGAGATGCTTCTGTATTGGGCTTGGGAGCTGTTCTGCTCTGCTGTCTGCCTCCCTCTCCTTTTATTGCTTTCCATACAGAGCAGGACCATCCTCTTTTAGGTGTGAAATCAATTTtaatcaaagaaaagaaaaaaaaaactgtcattccAAGAATCTCAGACTTTCACAACTATCAGAAAAAACCCTCTAGTGTTAGGATTTTGCACACGCATTTTCATGCTGCCTTTTTTTAGGCGTGTCGTTTATCTCTTGCGCTtgtcatttcatttctttgaatgaTCTGGAAAGAGGCTGTTTATATTAACAGAGGAAGAGACAGGTGTGTAGGAGCAATTATAAACCTGCTTGGAAAAATCCTGCTTGGTTATCTGCCTTCTATCATCCATATGTTAATCCCACACAACCTTTCAACGCAGATGCATCATCAAAACCATTAATCTATAACATTTAATATCTGTAAATtatcatcaatttaaaaaataaagtgacagACCCACAATcaaatttcaaactttttaatgaaaaaatgttgGACAAATGGCTTTTGAGCTGtgaacatcattaaaaaaaaacccaaaaactggCTTTCATTTACTTTCTCAGGAATGTTATGCTTGTGTAAGATGGATGGAGCGCTCCCAGCTTTATCAGTCTGCGAGCCGGGATCGATCGCTTTTTCAATGATCCACCGTACAGCAGAACAGTTAATTTAGAAAAAGATGCTGCATTTAACACAACTAACAATGTATTCGgagcagtaattaaaaaaactgagACAAAGTGGAAATGACAAAGCAGCACACTATCCCCAATAACACCTGCATACCTGGAGAAGAGTAAAAAAATCGTGTTAGacttatttatgtaatttacaaaGCTATGTATGGCCATTAATTAATTAGTATAATAGGTTAATGTAATTGATATatagaaattaacattttaataaatacatgctttaaaatgaaacatatgttaatatataaaaataaacatatttaaacatttttttatgggtagtgatatttactgttattgaacatatttttttaattttctgtgttaatttaaaaaaagttattttaattattattaattatttcaatgGGCAATCATGTCTTAAATAACATGATTTTCCTTCTGTGAGAAAGTCAAGAGCCCTAGTAATGTGCACAATGTTTCCTGGTACTCAGGTATTGCCCTGACATGTTTACCGCTCTCTGGCATGCTGTCCCTAATGCGACCAGGTGTGGCCGATTCtatgaaatgaaattaaaagcCATTACTTTTGCATGACTGTCTTTCCTGAGGAGTCATTTCAACACTTGTTTGCCCAGGTGTGGCAGAATGTAGAGAAATACAGAATTATGTAATAATATTTGGCATGCACACAAGCACAGTAGAATCAGCGTAGTTCCACTGTGGCTCTGGTCAAGCTAGTTTCTGCAGCAGGTAGAGTTTTAGTACCCCATGCTCATTCACTGCACATAGTTTACAGCACAGTGGCATCAGGATGCATTAAAGTTAAAACAATGTCTAGAAAACTATTACGTGCAAAAACCTGACACAGGATTCTGAGACTGCGTTAGGGTTTGAAgcatcagatttgtttttttcatgaaggaaattctttctttttttacttttaatccCTCTTAGGTGTGACCCTAAGCATGTAATCCAGTCATGAGGAGTCTCTGTTTCATAGTGATCATCCTGCTTGTATCTGAGGGAACAGTGATGGAGGCTTAGTTTTAATTCCCAGGTGTGTGACCTCACGCCTATAATCTTTTCATAAGGAGTCTCTATTTCAAAGCGAACAACATCATCgtatttgtttaaaaagatgGTCTCACCTGCAAGAACAAAATCACCTACGAACACATGGCACAGGACAAATCTCAATTCACACTGCAATGGGGTCAGCCCTGTGCTGCTGAAAACATGGCATGCAATGAATCTCAATTCATACTGCAATGGGGTCAGCCTTGTGCTGCTGAAAACATGGCATGCAATGAATCTCAATTCACACTGCAATGGAGTCAGCCCTGTGCTGCTGAAAACATGGCACGCAATGAATCTCAGTTCATACTGCAATGGGGTCAGCCCTGTGCTGCTGAAAACGTGGCACACAATGAATCTCAATTCATACTGCAATGGGGTCAGGCCTGTGTTGCTGAAAACATGGCACGCAATGAATCTCAATTCACACTGCAATGGAGTCAGCCCTGTGCTGCTGAAAACGTGGCACGCAATGAATCTCAATTCATACTGCAATGGGGTCAGGCCTGTGCTGCTGAAAACGTGGCACGCAATGAATCTCAATTCATACTGCAATGGGGTCAGCCCTGTGCTGCTGAAAACGTGGCACGCAATGAATCTCAATTCATACTGCAATGGGGTCAGCCCTGTGCTGCTGAAAACATGGCACGCGATGAATCTCAATTCATACTGCAATGGAGTCAGCCCTGTGCTGCTGAAAACATGGCACGCGATGAATCTCAATTCATACTGCAATGGGGTCAGGCCTGTGCTGCTGAAAACGTGGCACGCAATGAATCTCAATTCACACTGCAATGGGGTCAGGCCTGTGCTGCTGAAAACGTGGCACGCAATGAATCTCAATTCACACTGCAATGGAGTCAGCCCTGTGCTGCTGAAAACATGGCACGCAATGAATCTCAGTTCATACTGCAATGGGGTCAGCCCTGTGCTGCTGAAAACGTGGCACGCAATGAATCTCAATTCATACTGCAATGGGGTCAGGCCTGTGCTGCTGAAAACGTGGCACGCAATGAATCTCAATTCATACTGCAATGGGGTCAGCCCTGTGCTGCTGAAAACGTGGCACGCAATGAATCTCAATTCATACTGCAATGGGGTCAGCCCTGTGCTGCTGAAAACATGGCACGCGATGAATCTCAATTCATACTGCAATGGGGTCAGCCCTGTGCTGCTGAAAACGTGGCACGCAATGAATCTCAATTCATACTGCAATGGGGTCAGGCCTGTGCTGCTGAAAACGTGGCACGCAATGAATCTCAATTCATACTGCAATGGGGTCAGGCCTGTGCTGCTGAAAACGTGGCACGCAA includes these proteins:
- the LOC121297986 gene encoding protein-glutamine gamma-glutamyltransferase 2-like; this translates as MTFAVSSTDFHHEANNKAHHTSEITGKRLILRRGQPFTITLNLLRGSQPEVDEVQLVAETGPSPSEASGTRAVFRVSGPPVKRSWSAAVQNSSSSSVTLSVTSPANASIGKYSLKIQAAKGTPQTSALGEFILLFNPWCADDSVHMQKDNEKQEYVMNEQGLLYRGCAESFSPSGWNFGQFEEDIVDICLKLLDVSPGYSKNPGLDCSRRNDPVYVSRVVSAMVNCNDDRGILLGRWSNDFPGGTPPTRWTGSVEILRKWSLNGCQPVKYGQCWVYAAVMCSVMRCLGIPTRVITNFESAHDTDRNLTIDEYYSVSGQELKLSGDSIWNFHVWVESWMARLDLPAGYDGWQVLDPTPQEKSEGVYCCGPAPVKAILEGDTDIKHDVPFVFAEVNADKVRWIVGSDGSKQKSSSNTRQVGSNISTKAVGTNAREDVTHLYKYPEGSKKERDAFAKAVRNLKSTGTHNGPEVHKPPASGVTELSIKLQKTPVNGEDINFHLCIVNRNQSAKNLSITTIAQALQHNGRPEQLCWKNTQTITIGANGETKVTLLVPYSKYGASMIENDILKLTAIAMELGSSEMHMTEKDVLVTNPVLNIEVKGTPVLYQDFTAEITFTNTLSETLRNCLLTLSGIGLITTKCEIPIPTLGAKNLLRVSIPITPTKPGSRMLTADFDCNLFRDVKAYKTVEVRRA